The genomic region GCTTCCTGCGTGGCTGGACCGCCGGACCGCTGGACGAGGACTGCGAGCCGGCCTCTGAAATCCAGCGCAGCTCCCCCGCCACGTCGTGGGCGCTCTGCCATCGATCCTCCGGGTCCTTCTCCAGGCAGCGGCGCACCACGTGCTCCAGCGCGGCCGGCGCCACGGGCTGGATGGTGGAGAGCGGCGGCGGCTGCGAAGAGACGATGGCGGCGATCAGACTCGTGCGGGTCTTGCCGGCGAAAGCTTTCTTACCGGTGGCCATCTCGAAGAGGACCGCGCCCAGGGCGAAGAGGTCGGTGCGCGCGTCGGCCGGCATCCCTTCGAGCTGCTCGGGGGCCATGTACTGGAAGGTCCCGAGAATCGTCCCTTCCTGCGTGAGGGGCTGCTGCTCCGTGGCCAGGGTCGTCATCCCCTGGATCACCGCCTGGCCTTCGGGGACGGTGCGTGCCAGGCCGAAATCGAGCAGCTTCGCCCCGTTTTTCGTCAGGACGACATTCGCCGGTTTGAGATCCCGATGGATGATCCCCTGCTTGTGAGCATGGTGCAGCGCCTCGGCGATCTGCGCGCCGAAGCGCAGGACCTGCTCCAGCGGCAAAGGGCCGCGCTCGAGCCGCTTCGCCAGCGACTCGCCGTCCAGAAGCTCCATGACGAGATAGTGGGTCTCGTCCTGGTGCCCGACGTCGAACAGGGTGCAGATGTGCGGGTGATTCAGGGCCGAGATGCTGCGCGCCTCGCGCTCGAAGCGTGCCAGGAAGGCGGCATTGCCCGCGAAGGCTTCCGGCAGGATCTTGATCGCCACCTCACGGTCGAGGCGGGTGTCCTTCGCGCGCCAGACTTCTCCCATCCCTCCGGCGCCGAGGGAGCCGACGATCTCATAGGGGCCGAGGCGATGTCCGGAAGCGAGAGCCATGGCCGGTCATCGTAGCACGGCGGCGACGTCGAGCGCCCGCTCCCCGCGGCTTGCGCGCCCGCGGGCACGCTGCGCCAACGGCGGGTCAGGCGGCTTTGCTTGCCGCCGGCAGGACCGCGCGCAGCGCCGTCACGAATTTCTGCATTTCCTCCTGGGTCCCGATGGAAACCCGCAGCCAGCTCCCCAGCGACGGGAACTTCCGTCCGACGTAGACGCCGCGCTCGCGCAGCGCCGCGATGATCGGCGATACGTCGGAGCCGACGTCGATCATGACGAAATTGGCGTGCGATTCGATGGTGGCGCGCGAGTCCTTCGCCATCTCGGCGCGCAGCCAGGAGCGCGTCGCGTTCATCGTGGCGCGCGTCGTCTCCAGGTGAGAGGTGTCGGTCAGGCTGGCCAGGGCGGCTTCCAGCACCGCGGCGTTGGTGTTGCTCCAGGTGCGATAGGGACGCATCGCCTCGATCGTTTCCTTCGAGCCGACGCCGTATCCCAGGCGCATGCCGGCGAGGCCGTAGATCTTCGAGAAGGTCCGGGCGACCAGGAGGTTCGGCTTCTTCCCCATCCACCCCAAGGCGGTCGCGTAGCGCGTATCTTCCACGAAGTGGTGGTAGGCCTCGTCGACCAGGACCATCGTCTCGCGCGGGATGCGATCCAGGAAGGCGCCCACCTCCTCGCGCGTCACGATCGTCCCGGTCGGATTGTTGGGATTGCAGACGTAGACCAGGCCGGTCGAGGCGGAGCAGACCTCGGCCATGCGCAGCAGGTCGTGGCGGTAGTCCGAGGTCAACGGGACCTTGGCCGCCTCGGCGTGCGTGACGCGCGCGTAGGAAAGGACCGCCTCGAAGGTCGGCTCCGCCGCCACCACCCGCTTTCCTTCCTTCAGGAACGCCATGCCCGCCATGCGCAAAATCTCCCCCGAGCCGCAGCCCAGCGTCACGTTTTCCGGTCCGACGCCATGCAGCTTGGCGAGGGCCGCGACTACTTCGTCTTCCATCGCATCGGGGTAGCGCGCGCAGCCTCGCTCCGACGGCGCCATCGCCTGCAGCGCCTTCGGGAAGGGGCCGTAGGGGTTTTCGTTGGAATCGATCCGGACCGCGCCGGGCGGGAATCCGAGATCGGCGTGCGTGGACGGCGGCACCTGCTTCGGACGACCGGACGGCGGCGCTGGCGCCGGCGCCGCGGCAAGCGGCGTGAAGCGTGGAGCGAGAGCGCA from Candidatus Polarisedimenticolia bacterium harbors:
- the hisC gene encoding histidinol-phosphate transaminase, with protein sequence MSATPVSRRSFARALGAALGACALAPRFTPLAAAPAPAPPSGRPKQVPPSTHADLGFPPGAVRIDSNENPYGPFPKALQAMAPSERGCARYPDAMEDEVVAALAKLHGVGPENVTLGCGSGEILRMAGMAFLKEGKRVVAAEPTFEAVLSYARVTHAEAAKVPLTSDYRHDLLRMAEVCSASTGLVYVCNPNNPTGTIVTREEVGAFLDRIPRETMVLVDEAYHHFVEDTRYATALGWMGKKPNLLVARTFSKIYGLAGMRLGYGVGSKETIEAMRPYRTWSNTNAAVLEAALASLTDTSHLETTRATMNATRSWLRAEMAKDSRATIESHANFVMIDVGSDVSPIIAALRERGVYVGRKFPSLGSWLRVSIGTQEEMQKFVTALRAVLPAASKAA